A single genomic interval of Sebastes umbrosus isolate fSebUmb1 chromosome 9, fSebUmb1.pri, whole genome shotgun sequence harbors:
- the si:ch211-145o7.3 gene encoding forkhead box protein N2 produces the protein MENSPNTLLPSSPCPATFGGCLPFSSSPQQTCSNDRVSLPLSPISFPPSPDSLSPATAESSIHSSSPLSHCTASQCLEGENIQCLSPANTSDQDDLTCLNWLHQRGNLLPLQPLHKMTPLPQLESSAPTQPLPPGSSKPPYSFSSLIFMAIEDSPDRRLPVKDIYDWIVNNFPYYRTATGGWRNSVRHNLSLSKSFRRIQRDKSQSVGKGSLWCVCPEYRPALLEVLRKTHSYHSTNIHLLNKPALLEGAEFGVPAVCDSMEISDPLSHALLLSTPSTQILTTDNLTFSENPPCPLTPDHEELVTMESVEYHQGEVSEELEMEMEKDPLSDSGYIELHYYQSNQYQYLVLPGDTELDLETVEILQLDAEAQEAAGSLLDLAGGGY, from the exons atggagaataGCCCCAACACACTGCTGCCCTCGTCACCATGTCCTGCCACTTTTGGAGGGTGCCTGCCTTTCTCCTCCTCGCCGCAGCAGACTTGCTCAAATGACCGTGTTTCACTCCCACTTTCACCTATTTCCTTCCCCCCGTCCCCTGACTCACTTTCTCCAGCAACAGCAGAGTCATCTATTCACTCTTCCTCACCTCTTTCACACTGTACGGCGTCTCAGTGCCTCGAAGGAGAAAACATACAGTGCCTCAGCCCGGCGAACACATCTGACCAGGATGACCTGACCTGCCTCAACTGGCTGCATCAGAGGGGCAACCTGCTACCGCTGCAGCCACTTCACAAAATGACACCACTGCCTCAGCTAGAGTCCTCTGCACCCACCCAACCTCTCCCTCCTGGCTCGTCCAAGCCACCCTACTCCTTCAGTAGTCTCATTTTCATGGCAATAGAAGACTCACCTGACAGGAGGCTTCCAGTGAAGGACATCTACGATTGGATTGTGAACAATTTCCCCTACTACAGGACGGCCACTGGAGGCTGGAGGAACTCTGTTAGACACAACCTGTCCCTGAGCAAGAGCTTCCGTCGCATTCAGAGGGACAAGAGCCAG TCAGTGGGGAAGGGAtcgctgtggtgtgtgtgtccagagTATCGGCCGGCACTCCTCGAGGTGCTGAGGAAGACCCACAGTTATCACAGCACCAACATCCATCTGTTAAACAAGCCTGCACT GTTGGAAGGAGCTGAATTTGGGGTGCCTGCAGTGTGCGACTCTATGGAAATATCAG ATCCACTCTCTCatgccctcctcctctccacgcccTCAACCCAAATCCTGACCACCGATAACCTAACTTTCTCTGAAAACCCACCGTGCCCTTTGACCCCGGATCACGAGGAGCTAGTCACCATGGAGTCGGTTGAATACCATCAGGGGGAGGTCAGCGAGGagctggagatggagatggagaaggaCCCCCTGTCAGACAGCGGGTACATCGAGTTACACTATTACCAGTCTAACCAGTACCAGTACCTGGTGCTGCCGGGTGACACAGAGTTGGACCTGGAGACTGTGGAGATCCTCCAGCTCGATGCCGAGGCCCAGGAGGCTGCTGGGTCACTGCTGGACCTGGCAGGTGGCGGATACTAA
- the atl3 gene encoding atlastin-3 has product MGSEPHPVQIVTVCKEEHSFALDTEALARVLLAPEVRDKNVVVLSVAGAFRKGKSFLLDFMLRYMYRKGDENWLGDDDEKLTGFSWRGGSEPETTGIQLWSEVFPIQKSDGTEVAVVLMDTQGAFDNESTVKDCATIFALSTMTSSVQIYNLSQNIQEDDLQQLQLFTEYGRLAMDEIFLKPFQSLMFLIRDWSFPYEYTYGFKGGNEFLDKRLQVSETQHEELQTVRDHIHSCFTNISCFLLPHPGLKVATSPVFEGQLSAVTPEFKEQLKSLIPKLLNPEHLAEKEINGNKVTCMGLLEFFKAYIKIYQGEDLPQPKTMLMATAEANNLAAVAAAKNLYNKNMERVCGGDLPYVNPDSLVEKNTFFCREALHSFSSTKKMGGQEFCDRYQEQLERELEETWQSLAKHNESKNLFSAFRTPAVLFVLVCLLYVLSGVLLFVGLSTFALVCDCTLGVVMMSMLTWAFIRYSGRYRNVGGAIDQAAGVVLEQATVVMNKSRGTLDTKKSS; this is encoded by the exons ATGGGGAGTGAACCACATCCAGTTCAGATCGTCACAGTGTGTAAGGAGGAGCACTCCTTTGCTTTGGACACAGAGGCTTTGGCTCGGGTTCTGTTGGCCCCTGAGGTCCGAGACAAAAATGTGGTGGTGCTGTCGGTGGCTGGAGCCTTCAGAAAGGGAAAGAGCTTCCTGCTTGACTTCATGCTCCGCTACATGTACAGAAAG GGGGATGAAAACTGGctgggtgatgatgatgagaagCTGACTGGATTTTCTTGGAGAGGGGGTTCTGAACCAGAGACAACAGGCATCCAGCTGTGGAGTGAAGTTTTCCCCATCCAAAAGAGTGATGGAACAGAG GTGGCAGTAGTGTTGATGGACACTCAGGGAGCCTTTGATAACGAGTCCACCGTGAAAGACTGTGCCACCATCTTTGCCCTCAGCACCATGACCAGCTCAGTGCAG ATCTACAATCTGTCACAGAACATACAAGAGGACGACCTGCAGCAGCTACAG CTGTTCACGGAGTATGGTCGTCTTGCCATGGATGAGATCTTTCTGAAGCCCTTTCAG TCTTTGATGTTCCTAATCAGGGACTGGAGCTTTCCCTATGAATATACCTACGGGTTTAAAGGAGGCAATGAATTCCTGGATAAACGGTTACAG GTTAGTGAGACCCAACATGAGGAGCTGCAAACAGTGAGGGATCACATCCACTCATGCTTCACCAACATCTCCTGCTTCTTGTTACCTCACCCTGGGTTGAAAGTGGCCACCAGCCCTGTTTTTGAGGGTCAACTTAGTG cCGTTACCCCCGAGTTCAAAGAGCAGCTGAAGAGCCTGATCCCCAAACTGCTGAATCCCGAACATCTGGCTGAGAAAGAAATAAATGGAAACAAAGTCACTTGCATGGGCCTGCTTGAGTTCTTCAAG GCTTACATCAAGATTTACCAGGGAGAGGACTTGCCACAGCCAAAGACTATGCTCATG GCTACAGCAGAGGCCAATAACCTGGCAGCCGTGGCAGCAGCCAAAAATCTGTATAACAAGAACATGGAGAGG GTGTGCGGGGGAGACTTGCCCTACGTGAATCCCGACTCTCTGGTGGAaaagaatacatttttctgccgaGAGGCTCTTCACAGCTTCTCCTCGACCAAGAAGATGGGCGGACAAGAGTTTTGTGACCGTTACCAGGAACAGCTGGAAAGGGAGCTGGAGGAAACGTGGCAGTCACTCGCCAAGCACAATGAG TCAAAAAACCTCTTCAGCGCCTTCCGGACACCTGCAGTGCTGTTTGTGCTGGTGTGCCTCCTCTACGTGCTGTCAGGCGTGTTGCTCTTTGTTGGCCTGTCTACCTTCGCCTTGGTGTGTGACTGTACTCTGGGCGTGGTCATGATGTCCATGCTGACGTGGGCCTTCATCCGCTACTCCGGTCGGTACCGGAATGTAGGGGGAGCCATCGACCAGGCCGCAGGCGTCGTCCTAGAGCAG